A genomic region of Sporolituus thermophilus DSM 23256 contains the following coding sequences:
- a CDS encoding branched-chain amino acid aminotransferase has product MSNIVVHRVDEPGVLPDETKLGFGKIFADHMFVMDYETGKGWHNPRIEPYAEFPLYPAAMVYHYGQAIFEGMKAFRTVDNRIVIFRPKDYLNRFNRSADILCIPNIDVDLVNEGLNKLIEIDKHWVPGSLGTALYIRPFIVATDPYVGVKSSDTFKLFIITSPVGAYYAAGFNPVKIKVEDKYVRAVPGGIGEAKTPGNYAASLRAGVEAKKEGFDQVLWLDGIERRYVEEVGTMNIFFKIRGELITPALNGSILAGVTRRTVLEIAQELGIPAVERRIAIDEVFEAHAKGELEEVFGSGTAAVISPVGQLTWKGQTIIVNDNKTGETSQKLYEYVTGLQYGKIADKHGWVAEVTKL; this is encoded by the coding sequence ATGAGCAATATTGTCGTACACCGGGTTGACGAGCCTGGCGTGCTGCCGGACGAAACCAAACTTGGCTTTGGTAAGATTTTTGCTGACCATATGTTCGTTATGGACTATGAGACAGGCAAAGGCTGGCATAATCCGCGCATTGAGCCCTATGCCGAGTTTCCGCTTTATCCCGCGGCAATGGTTTACCACTATGGCCAGGCCATTTTCGAGGGGATGAAGGCTTTCCGGACGGTGGATAACCGCATCGTTATTTTCCGTCCCAAAGACTACCTTAATCGCTTCAACCGCTCCGCCGACATTCTCTGCATTCCCAATATTGATGTCGATTTAGTAAACGAAGGGCTTAACAAGCTCATTGAAATTGACAAGCATTGGGTACCGGGTAGCTTAGGCACCGCGCTGTACATTCGCCCCTTTATCGTTGCCACTGACCCTTATGTGGGCGTTAAATCATCTGACACATTCAAATTGTTTATTATCACGTCGCCGGTTGGCGCTTATTATGCCGCCGGGTTTAACCCGGTCAAGATCAAGGTTGAGGACAAATATGTCCGTGCCGTGCCCGGCGGCATCGGCGAAGCCAAGACTCCCGGCAACTACGCCGCTTCCCTCCGCGCCGGCGTCGAAGCCAAAAAGGAAGGCTTCGACCAGGTTTTGTGGCTGGACGGCATCGAGCGCCGCTATGTTGAAGAAGTTGGCACCATGAACATATTCTTCAAAATCCGGGGCGAGCTTATTACGCCGGCCCTTAATGGTAGCATTCTCGCCGGCGTCACCCGCCGAACGGTGCTTGAAATCGCGCAAGAACTGGGTATCCCGGCAGTGGAACGCCGTATTGCCATCGACGAAGTCTTTGAGGCCCATGCCAAAGGCGAACTGGAAGAAGTATTCGGCTCTGGCACGGCCGCGGTTATTTCGCCGGTCGGTCAGCTTACCTGGAAAGGGCAGACCATCATCGTTAACGACAACAAGACCGGCGAAACTTCACAAAAACTGTACGAATATGTTACCGGCCTACAGTACGGCAAAATTGCCGACAAGCATGGTTGGGTGGCAGAGGTCACCAAGCTGTAA